A window of Hippoglossus stenolepis isolate QCI-W04-F060 chromosome 18, HSTE1.2, whole genome shotgun sequence contains these coding sequences:
- the LOC118097972 gene encoding oocyte zinc finger protein XlCOF6 isoform X2 codes for MLRVEALELQLCAVMETLVRAAVTELRRLMEEEDRADVRTVAAQQRSAPAAVKREEEVEVEEEEEEEEEEEEEEEEVSPERQKLDGDTTTQFAALMETWTKGAVEKILTILKVSMCEAEEEPEPNDKSKQSSMKPPAKSTARRKKMEGGREPAIRKKNKRVNHKERISGSQFEPDDLLTELSSEPAPDLAPEPSSDVREDFTDASTSQITKKKKTTGSVKCPSCDKTFALKCLMERHHRTHSKPHLCSQCGKRFSVLAGLVAHSRRHTGEKLHKCSDCGTEFAYKSTFVRHMRQHSLKSVDTHVCTLCETHFNDTLAFQRHRCCALNKTFVCSLCPETFQCRQSLSDHENLHSGVRDFVCEVCGESFLSSSSLATHRVTHMEQETCCDQLGLGCSDLSILRLHLSKHAGEKLFTCEVCGKGLSHQSALKHHMLTHTGERPYICEMCGKRCSHASALQNHMRLHTGRKPGQLSACNVCGKEFSRMTRLKYHMSVHTGEKPYVCDQCDKKFSNPSNLKLHMRTHSGEKRYGCNICGRRFTHGNSLKVHRLIHTGERPYRCGVCGKEFSNRSDSRRHERVHLSEGAGDGRSENTAP; via the exons ATGTTGCGTGTGGAGGcgctggagctgcagctgtgcgCGGTGATGGAGACTCTGGTGCGGGCGGCGGTGACGGAGCTCCGCcgactgatggaggaggaggaccggGCCGACGTGCGGACTGTGGCCGCCCAGCAGCGCTCTGCTCCGGCTGCagtgaagagggaggaggaggtggaggtggaggaggaagaagaagaggaagaggaggaggaagaagaggaagaagaagtgagtCCAGAGAGGCAGAAGTTGGATGGAGACACAACg aCCCAGTTTGCAGCGCTGATGGAAACATGGACCAAAGGTGCCGTGGAGAAAATCCTGACGATACTGAAAGTGTCCATGTGTGAAGCCGAGGAAGAACCGGAGCCGAACGACAAGAGCAAACAGTCAAGCATGAAGCCGCCAGCGA aATCTACAGCCAGAAgaaagaagatggagggaggacggGAACCAGCAATAAGGAAGAAGAATAAGAGAGTGAATCACAAAG AGAGAATCTCTGGATCTCAGTTTGAACCTGACGACTTATTAACAGAGCTCAGTTCAGAGCCGGCCCCTGACTTGGCCCCGGAGCCGTCCTCCGATGTCAGGGAGGATTTCACCGACGCTTCTACATCCCAGatcacaaagaagaagaagacgactgGATCGGTCAAGTGTCCTTCATGTGACAAGACGTTTGCTCTGAAGTGTTTGATGGAAAGACACCACCGCACTCACTCCAAGCCTCACCTCTGCTCTCAGTGTGGCAAACGTTTCTCGGTACTCGCGGGGCTCGTCGCACATTCACGCCGTCACACCGGAGAGAAGCTGCACAAATGCTCAGACTGCGGGACAGAGTTTGCTTACAAGTCCACCTTTGTGAGACACATGCGTCAGCACAGCCTGAAGTCAGTTGACACGCACGTGTGCACGCTGTGTGAGACCCACTTCAACGATACGCTGGCGTTTCAGCGGCACCGGTGTTGTGCCCTGAATAAGACGTTTGTTTGCTCGCTCTGTCCAGAGACTTTCCAGTGCAGACAAAGTTTGTCCGATCATGAGAACCTTCATTCAGGAGTCAGAGattttgtgtgtgaagtgtgtggcGAGAGTTTCCTCTCGTCCTCGTCGTTGGCGACTCACCGGGTGACTCACATGGAGCAGGAGACCTGCTGCGACCAGCTCGGCCTCGGATGCAGCGACCTGAGCATCCTCAGACTCCACCTGAGCAAACACGCCGGAGAGAAGCTCTTCACCTGTGAGGTTTGCGGTAAAGGCCTCAGTCACCAGAGCGCCCTGAAGCACCACATGCTGACGCACACGGGCGAGAGGCCGTACATCTGCGAGATGTGCGGCAAGCGCTGTAGCCACGCCAGCGCGCTGCAGAACCACATGAGGCTCCACACAGGGAGGAAACCGGGGCAGCTGTCGGCCTGCAACGTGTGCGGGAAAGAGTTCAGCCGCATGACGAGACTCAAATATCACATGAGCGTCCACACGGGGGAGAAGCCTTACGTCTGCGATCAGTGTGACAAGAAGTTCAGCAACCCCAGCAATCTGAAGCTACACATGAGGACCCACTCCGGAGAGAAGAGGTACGGCTGCAACATCTGCGGCAGGAGGTTCACTCACGGCAACAGCCTGAAGGTGCACCGGCTGATCCACACCGGAGAGCGGCCGTACCGCTGCGGCGTCTGCGGGAAGGAATTCAGCAACCGCAGCGACTCCAGGAGACACGAGAGGGTTCACCTGTCAGAGGGAGCCGGAGACGGACGGTCTGAAAACACTGCTCCATGA
- the LOC118097972 gene encoding oocyte zinc finger protein XlCOF6 isoform X1 — protein MLRVEALELQLCAVMETLVRAAVTELRRLMEEEDRADVRTVAAQQRSAPAAVKREEEVEVEEEEEEEEEEEEEEEEVSPERQKLDGDTTTQFAALMETWTKGAVEKILTILKVSMCEAEEEPEPNDKSKQSSMKPPAKSTARRKKMEGGREPAIRKKNKRVNHKASHEERISGSQFEPDDLLTELSSEPAPDLAPEPSSDVREDFTDASTSQITKKKKTTGSVKCPSCDKTFALKCLMERHHRTHSKPHLCSQCGKRFSVLAGLVAHSRRHTGEKLHKCSDCGTEFAYKSTFVRHMRQHSLKSVDTHVCTLCETHFNDTLAFQRHRCCALNKTFVCSLCPETFQCRQSLSDHENLHSGVRDFVCEVCGESFLSSSSLATHRVTHMEQETCCDQLGLGCSDLSILRLHLSKHAGEKLFTCEVCGKGLSHQSALKHHMLTHTGERPYICEMCGKRCSHASALQNHMRLHTGRKPGQLSACNVCGKEFSRMTRLKYHMSVHTGEKPYVCDQCDKKFSNPSNLKLHMRTHSGEKRYGCNICGRRFTHGNSLKVHRLIHTGERPYRCGVCGKEFSNRSDSRRHERVHLSEGAGDGRSENTAP, from the exons ATGTTGCGTGTGGAGGcgctggagctgcagctgtgcgCGGTGATGGAGACTCTGGTGCGGGCGGCGGTGACGGAGCTCCGCcgactgatggaggaggaggaccggGCCGACGTGCGGACTGTGGCCGCCCAGCAGCGCTCTGCTCCGGCTGCagtgaagagggaggaggaggtggaggtggaggaggaagaagaagaggaagaggaggaggaagaagaggaagaagaagtgagtCCAGAGAGGCAGAAGTTGGATGGAGACACAACg aCCCAGTTTGCAGCGCTGATGGAAACATGGACCAAAGGTGCCGTGGAGAAAATCCTGACGATACTGAAAGTGTCCATGTGTGAAGCCGAGGAAGAACCGGAGCCGAACGACAAGAGCAAACAGTCAAGCATGAAGCCGCCAGCGA aATCTACAGCCAGAAgaaagaagatggagggaggacggGAACCAGCAATAAGGAAGAAGAATAAGAGAGTGAATCACAAAG CCTCACATGAAGAGAGAATCTCTGGATCTCAGTTTGAACCTGACGACTTATTAACAGAGCTCAGTTCAGAGCCGGCCCCTGACTTGGCCCCGGAGCCGTCCTCCGATGTCAGGGAGGATTTCACCGACGCTTCTACATCCCAGatcacaaagaagaagaagacgactgGATCGGTCAAGTGTCCTTCATGTGACAAGACGTTTGCTCTGAAGTGTTTGATGGAAAGACACCACCGCACTCACTCCAAGCCTCACCTCTGCTCTCAGTGTGGCAAACGTTTCTCGGTACTCGCGGGGCTCGTCGCACATTCACGCCGTCACACCGGAGAGAAGCTGCACAAATGCTCAGACTGCGGGACAGAGTTTGCTTACAAGTCCACCTTTGTGAGACACATGCGTCAGCACAGCCTGAAGTCAGTTGACACGCACGTGTGCACGCTGTGTGAGACCCACTTCAACGATACGCTGGCGTTTCAGCGGCACCGGTGTTGTGCCCTGAATAAGACGTTTGTTTGCTCGCTCTGTCCAGAGACTTTCCAGTGCAGACAAAGTTTGTCCGATCATGAGAACCTTCATTCAGGAGTCAGAGattttgtgtgtgaagtgtgtggcGAGAGTTTCCTCTCGTCCTCGTCGTTGGCGACTCACCGGGTGACTCACATGGAGCAGGAGACCTGCTGCGACCAGCTCGGCCTCGGATGCAGCGACCTGAGCATCCTCAGACTCCACCTGAGCAAACACGCCGGAGAGAAGCTCTTCACCTGTGAGGTTTGCGGTAAAGGCCTCAGTCACCAGAGCGCCCTGAAGCACCACATGCTGACGCACACGGGCGAGAGGCCGTACATCTGCGAGATGTGCGGCAAGCGCTGTAGCCACGCCAGCGCGCTGCAGAACCACATGAGGCTCCACACAGGGAGGAAACCGGGGCAGCTGTCGGCCTGCAACGTGTGCGGGAAAGAGTTCAGCCGCATGACGAGACTCAAATATCACATGAGCGTCCACACGGGGGAGAAGCCTTACGTCTGCGATCAGTGTGACAAGAAGTTCAGCAACCCCAGCAATCTGAAGCTACACATGAGGACCCACTCCGGAGAGAAGAGGTACGGCTGCAACATCTGCGGCAGGAGGTTCACTCACGGCAACAGCCTGAAGGTGCACCGGCTGATCCACACCGGAGAGCGGCCGTACCGCTGCGGCGTCTGCGGGAAGGAATTCAGCAACCGCAGCGACTCCAGGAGACACGAGAGGGTTCACCTGTCAGAGGGAGCCGGAGACGGACGGTCTGAAAACACTGCTCCATGA